One genomic window of Psychrobacter cibarius includes the following:
- a CDS encoding septal ring lytic transglycosylase RlpA family protein: MSYLIKSLVITLSLLLSTTVFAGNTSYYGSQFHGKRTASGSIFNMNSLTAAHRTLPFGTKVQVTNKKTKQSVIVKITDRGPFIRGRILDLSKAAAGQINCQLCTTTMEILSYGDGKYRKE; encoded by the coding sequence ATGTCTTATTTAATCAAGTCTTTGGTTATCACATTATCACTATTGCTGAGTACCACCGTTTTTGCTGGAAACACCAGTTATTACGGTAGTCAGTTCCACGGTAAACGCACTGCTAGTGGTAGTATCTTCAACATGAACTCTTTGACCGCTGCGCATCGCACGTTGCCGTTTGGTACGAAGGTACAAGTGACCAACAAGAAGACAAAGCAGAGTGTAATCGTAAAAATTACCGATAGAGGCCCTTTCATTCGGGGTCGTATTTTGGATTTATCGAAAGCCGCTGCTGGTCAAATAAACTGTCAGTTATGTACGACCACAATGGAAATACTGTCTTATGGTGATGGTAAATACCGTAAGGAATAA